From Homo sapiens chromosome 6, GRCh38.p14 Primary Assembly, the proteins below share one genomic window:
- the HTR1B gene encoding 5-hydroxytryptamine receptor 1B → MEEPGAQCAPPPPAGSETWVPQANLSSAPSQNCSAKDYIYQDSISLPWKVLLVMLLALITLATTLSNAFVIATVYRTRKLHTPANYLIASLAVTDLLVSILVMPISTMYTVTGRWTLGQVVCDFWLSSDITCCTASILHLCVIALDRYWAITDAVEYSAKRTPKRAAVMIALVWVFSISISLPPFFWRQAKAEEEVSECVVNTDHILYTVYSTVGAFYFPTLLLIALYGRIYVEARSRILKQTPNRTGKRLTRAQLITDSPGSTSSVTSINSRVPDVPSESGSPVYVNQVKVRVSDALLEKKKLMAARERKATKTLGIILGAFIVCWLPFFIISLVMPICKDACWFHLAIFDFFTWLGYLNSLINPIIYTMSNEDFKQAFHKLIRFKCTS, encoded by the coding sequence ATGGAGGAACCGGGTGCTCAGTGCGCTCCACCGCCGCCCGCGGGCTCCGAGACCTGGGTTCCTCAAGCCAACTTATCCTCTGCTCCCTCCCAAAACTGCAGCGCCAAGGACTACATTTACCAGGACTCCATCTCCCTACCCTGGAAAGTACTGCTGGTTATGCTATTGGCGCTCATCACCTTGGCCACCACGCTCTCCAATGCCTTTGTGATTGCCACAGTGTACCGGACCCGGAAACTGCACACCCCGGCTAACTACCTGATCGCCTCTCTGGCGGTCACCGACCTGCTTGTGTCCATCCTGGTGATGCCCATCAGCACCATGTACACTGTCACCGGCCGCTGGACACTGGGCCAGGTGGTCTGTGACTTCTGGCTGTCGTCGGACATCACTTGTTGCACTGCCTCCATCCTGCACCTCTGTGTCATCGCCCTGGACCGCTACTGGGCCATCACGGACGCCGTGGAGTACTCAGCTAAAAGGACTCCCAAGAGGGCGGCGGTCATGATCGCGCTGGTGTGGGTCTTCTCCATCTCTATCTCGCTGCCGCCCTTCTTCTGGCGTCAGGCTAAGGCCGAAGAGGAGGTGTCGGAATGCGTGGTGAACACCGACCACATCCTCTACACGGTCTACTCCACGGTGGGTGCTTTCTACTTCCCCACCCTGCTCCTCATCGCCCTCTATGGCCGCATCTACGTAGAAGCCCGCTCCCGGATTTTGAAACAGACGCCCAACAGGACCGGCAAGCGCTTGACCCGAGCCCAGCTGATAACCGACTCCCCCGGGTCCACGTCCTCGGTCACCTCTATTAACTCGCGGGTTCCCGACGTGCCCAGCGAATCCGGATCTCCTGTGTATGTGAACCAAGTCAAAGTGCGAGTCTCCGACGCCCTGCTGGAAAAGAAGAAACTCATGGCCGCTAGGGAGCGCAAAGCCACCAAGACCCTAGGGATCATTTTGGGAGCCTTTATTGTGTGTTGGCTACCCTTCTTCATCATCTCCCTAGTGATGCCTATCTGCAAAGATGCCTGCTGGTTCCACCTAGCCATCTTTGACTTCTTCACATGGCTGGGCTATCTCAACTCCCTCATCAACCCCATAATCTATACCATGTCCAATGAGGACTTTAAACAAGCATTCCATAAACTGATACGTTTTAAGTGCACAAGTTGA